The window GTTTATTTGTACATAGTCTATCATATCAACGTTCCCTTTGCTCACTCAATTCTTTGAAAACATTTGGGATATTTTCAGACACGACAAGTACAAAGACAGTAGTCTCCAAGAGGAGAAGTCGATCGATGACAGAAACTGGTGATCTTAATTCCGTTCCAGCCATCGGGATCAGGCCGTTCCCATTTCTTTTTATCTTCAAAGATTTAACGTAAGTGTATTTACATGACATGAAGAAAATtcaatttaaagaaaaaaatgatgtgtaacgtttatatatatttatacatatgaACTTGCAGCCATGTATTCAGTATGGATCCAATTGGGCGAGAGATACTAAGCATGGCCTTTCCAGCGGCTTTAGCTTTAGCTTCTGATCCAGTAGCCTCTCTGATTGACACTGCTTTTATAGGACGTTTAGGAGCGGTTGAGCTAGCAGCGGTTGGAGTATCCATTGCGATATTCCAACAAGCTTCTAGAATCACGATATTCCCAATTGTGAGCGTCACAACTTCCTTTGTCGCTGAGGAAGACACAttggaaaaaataaaagaagaagaagaagaagcaaacaaAGCCAAGAATGTTCATGCAAATACTTTGGCTATTCAAGATTCCTTGGAAAAAGGCGTTACGTCAACCACAAGTAACAACAAAAACCAGCCGCAGCAAACGCCAggtaaatatcattaattttcattttcattcgCTTTtcgtttttttgaaaaaaaaatgattaattttattcaactttctgatATACCTATGCCTTTCTTCTTTCTTGTTTatgtatgtattttaaaattaaaacatttttgGAGACATAAACGTCGAATGCAAACGGATTATTAACTTTCAGTTTGTGCTTAGCGTTTATGTTTACACCTCTTGTAATTTAAGTTTTCACCTGgctaaatattttttgaaaaaaaactaaacagtGTTTACGAGAAAAAATGTAACGAATTAATCTTGTTTTGTTAAGTTGACGTGAAACTAACTTCGGATACAAAGTCAAACAACGGAAACAAAGCAAATAAGAAAGGAAAGAAGACTATCAAATCAGCATCAACGGCCATGATCATAGGTTTGACCCTAGGCCTTGTGCAAGCTATTGTCTTGATTTTCAGCTCGAAGGTGCTTATAGGCATCATGGGAGTTAAACcggtataaaattatatacataaatagaCATGCAGACATAGTTGGATAGCCAAAATGTTTAACTAATTTGAGTTCACTTCCGATGATTAGAATTCGGCAGTTTTATCACCAGCGCAAAAGTACTTGACCATACGAGCATTAGGTGCTCCTGCATTGCTTTTGTCTCTTTCAATGCAAGGCATCTTCCGTGGCTTTAAGGACACCAAAACTCCTCTATATGCTACTGGTAAGTTGCTAATTTTTATCATCTTGAATACCTTCTTACTATAACATATTACCATATCTTGAGTCTAATATAACAATTTCACATTAATACATGAAACAGTTGCATCAGATGGTCTCAATATCATTCTCGACCCCATTTTCATATTTGTGCTTCGTCTTGGCGTCAGCGGTGCCGCCATTGCTCATGTCATTTCTCAGTAAGAGAAAACTCTCACTTTTTTCCACTCATGCAGATGTTAAACTGAAACTAGACTTGCTTTAATTGAGTACCGCTAGACGCATATAAGTTTCTGTGAGAATTATATTAGGATTATATAGAGATTGGTGGACTATGAACCTTAATCTCTAAAGACTAAAGAGTGTGTgagaatataaattatttggGTTAATGCACTTATCGGCAATTTATTTTAAGTTGAAAATTCAGGAAACTTAACAAATTAGTCAAGATTTCAAGATTTCTGGTCACAGAATCTAAACGAACAAAACTAAAACTAACTGTTTCGTTTGTGTGAAGGTACTTCATGCTTCTTATATTGTTGATCCGCCTCGCTAAAGAAGTTAATTTGATGCCACCAAAATTTGGCGACCTACAGTTCGGAAAGTTCATTAGAAATGGTAGGGACACCTTTAATAAAGTTGTTTATTGCAATGATCAAAGTAAAAGCTTATTtactaattaagaaaaaaaaaaacaacttttttCTAAAGTTACGTGAAAACATGATTTcgtttgtttttcaaaattttcaattgtgcttctgaaaaatcaaatattcaatttcatAGGGCCGTATAtggttttactttttattttggaGTAGTGACGGAAAGTATTTATCTACAAAACGGaaattaagaaaacaaacaTGAATGTGGTTTGTGGATATCTAACAAGTTTGTGCCACCAAAATGAAAGGGGGATTAATGCTGGCAAGGACCATAGCTGTGACATTTTGTCAGACATTAGCAGCATCAATGGCGGCTCGGCTTGGAACGACACCAATGGCTGCATTTCAGATCTGTTTACAAGTCTGGTTAACGTCTTCTATGCTCGCCGATGGTCTTGCCGTTGCTGGTCAGGTATAATcaactattatttaatttatcatGCTTGCATAGTGTATTTAATATGGTTCGATCAAGTTGCATACAGAAATAAtcgtatatataatttaaatctCTTGCAGGCGATTCTGGCTTGTAATTTTGCCGAAAAGGACTACAACAAAGTGACTGCTGCTGCATCACGTGTTATACAGGTTAGATATATATCTTCATCTTATTTCCTTCTTATAGTAATAGTTCTAGAACGATACCAATTGTTCTTCTTAATCTTTATAAAAAACTGTAATTAAAACAAATGAATTTGATATGCAGATGAGTTTGGTGTTAGGACTTGGACTGTCCGTTTTTGTCGGACTGGGTCTATACTTTGGTTCCGGGGTATTCTCCAAGGATCCTGCCGTTATTCATCTCATAGCCATTGGAATACCGGTACGTATATTACCATTAAACACTAACAATAAATACTATTGAAATAGATCCACAAGGATATCATACTAGAGCTGAGGAAAAATACTGCATAAAAATGAAAGGGATTAACCCCAGTAATTAATGACTAACAAGAGGTTATAttcgtgtttcaaaaaaaaaacaagaggttatattcttattattattattggtgGGAATCACAGTTTGTAGCAGCGACACAGCCAATAAACTCACTCACTTTTGTATTGGACGGAGTCAATTTTGGAGCATCTGATTTTGCTTACACTGCATACTCCATGGTACGCACTATACTCATTAATCAATTTTgccaaatgttttttttctttctttttcgcACGTTTTTCTTACATTTTGATGTGATTTCCGGTTGTTAATGAATTATCATAAACCAGGTAGGAGTTGCGGCCGTAAGCATTGCAGCAGTTATTTACATGGCGAAGGTCAATGGTTTTGTAGGAATATGGATAGCTCTTACGATCTATATGGGTCTCCGTGCTGTTACAGGAATTGGCAGGTATTTTAAATTAGGCCCTAACGGGCCATTAGTAAATTGAATCCAGCCCCATTATAGTAGACCATACAGTTTTTGGCTCGTGTGAAATTATGCAGGATGGCAACAGGAACCGGACCGTGGAAATTCTTGCGTGGACGATCCCCTTCATCTTCCTAGGACTTTAGTTATAATGAGATgcatctttttcatttttttgtttatatatctcTTGTGTCTTATTTTGTTCTCTTAAACAGTCTCAGATAAATAGTTGGTTCAAACTTTATGTGTTTCTGCATATTCACGCATAAAGGAGCCCTGCAGGCTGGGCTAGacattttctttgtggaaaggTTTGGTTAGGCTAGGTGGTTCAGAAAGTTCCAACGTATCTTTGGTGTTTACCAGAGAACAATAAAGAAACTGTTATTAGTCCTTGGGGTTGTTAAATTTGTTGCCTCCTTCATAAATTTGATGAGCACTAGTATACAACCATATCAATTTTGAAAAAGTTATGAACaatatcaaatttaaaactCAATCTAACCAAATCTAACTTTAATATTTCCTTAAACACAAAAAGGAAATTTGATTtgcatttttattattatataagttTAAAGGTTCCgatgttcttttttttagttttaatatttttatatttttttagaaagtgTTTTCTAAAAAGAATTTCAACTACTTCAACTTTTTACACTTTTATGAAGGTGATTTCAAAATCTcactttaatttaaaatttccaGGTTGTGATAATTTATTCAATAGCTAATGCTCTTGTAGcactttttataatttcagaATCACAAGCAAGTTTTTAGTTACTACTCGTTATTTAACTCAAAACTTATCAAATCACAATATATatcattaattaaatattacttAATTCCAAAAGGAGCAAGACATACAAAGCAAATAACCAAGTCCATGAGCAGGCTAAAGCCGAGAATTAGAGCACATGATGCAATGGTCACAAAGCTTACAATAGATCTAAGCGACACGAGAAACCACAATCTGATCAATGACAGGTCCACAGAGAGATCCCATATCCATTTTCTTGCTATGGTAATAGCCACTGAAAAAAGTAATCCTAGTTCTTGCCCCAATCGCCTTGAACTTGAAACTTGCCATCTTAAAGTGACCTCCACCAACCGAAGTGTGTGGCACTTTCAGTGTATCTCTGGCCGCAAAAGCCTCAACCATCATGGATCCATGGCAGTCGTTTTTAGCATCTCCAACGGCAAAGGAGAGTGTGTATGTTTGACCGGGTGAAGTTCTAATGACTTGTGCAATGGCACTTTCTCTCCCTGCAAGAAGCTCGATCGCGGCTTGTCCAAAGGGGACATTGAAGTACTTGGAGTCTATGAATTTAACTGCCTTTAGTGACTCAATGATCCATCCTGGTAAGGGTGATGTGAGATCTTCTTGTTTAGGTGGGAGAAGGACTCCTTGTGTTGAGTTCACTAGACGGTGAGGACCTTCTTCAAATCCACCGTTCTTCACTAAGTTCCCtgcatttaaaataattatgagACAAATCCTACAAATAGATATGAAAACTGAGGAAGGATAGATAGACACTAAGCATTATAGCTTAACCGAATAAACCGGTAAAAACCAAAGACACTAACCAAACCAAAGACCAGAACCCAATTGAAACCAAACCAAAGACCAGAACCAAATTGAAACCAAACCAAAGACCAGAAccaaactgaaaccaaaccaaagACCAGAACCAGATTAAACCAAAACAAAGACCAGAACCAGATTAAACCAAACTAAAGACCAGAACCAAATTGAAACCAGACCAGAACcaaattaaaccaaaccaaaacgaAAGAGGTTAATAGTATACCTTTGGTGTACATTGGATGAACAAGCTCTTTAATGGCGACAGCGTCCAACAAAGGACCACAAGCTGGATCTTCTTGAACTCCAGGATTATGGAAAGTCACCGTAACCACAGAAGTCTTGGCCACGAAAGCCCAAGCGTACACGTCACCACCGAAGCTGTTGTAGAGCGTCTGAAGCGGCAAGTCACCGGACTGAGGAGGCACAGAGACGCGAAGGACCTCGTCTTGCGCGCAAGTTCTCGACGCGCCGAACGTGAGCGCGTAGAGAGAGCCCGGCTTGACTTTTAGTTTCTGAGAGATCTTGGCTTCGTTTCCGAGCCTCACTGCGTGGACACCGTGCGCTACGGGGAAGTACATTCCTCCCGGTTGAGGACCACCGGCGATGTACTCGACGAAACCGGTGGTTACCCACTCGGGCAAGGCGGTTTTGCCGAGTAGAACTGTTTTTTTCATGTCGGTCTTCTTTGGTGACTCCTCGAAGTTACCATTACGAAGAAAGCCTGAAGAAGTAAACAGAACACAAAAACTTAGATCTACAGACAGTCAGACACACACTGAATCTTTTCACTAAATCTTGATTCAGATTCCTAAGCAGAGTGAGTGAGAGTGAGAGAGTATGTTACCTTCATAAGCAGGAGCTCCAAGAGCAGCAGCACATAAGACTAGTAAGAGAGGTATAACAATAGCTTTAGACACCGCCATTTTTCTCTTTTGGCACAGAGAAGAGTTGAGTGAGGAGCTTCAGTGAGAGTTAAGAGGAAGACTATCCCGAGATGCTGCGACTTTATACAGGAAAAGTGATTTAAAGCGAGTTGGGggaaaatagagagagagagatagagtaAATCACGTTGAAAGAGTCAATGTAAATGGACCCCATTGATGCAGTTTGTCTGTATGTCTAGCTGAGCTATACCAGAGTTTCTCCTTGATTCGTGCTCCTCTAATTTCTTATTGGCACTTGTGCTCTGACAACTTTTCACACTCCCCACACTTGAAGTGTATAGAGACTTCCATTGGTAGTAAATTCGTATAGTAATTGTTATATTTCATACAGTTACTATTAGAATCTAGAGGAATTGAGACGGAGtgcacaaaaaaagaagaagagggaCTGAGACGGATTAACGTTCGGTGAATAATGCAAATTTGATAATAAACATGAGGAGAACGGACTAGAAAAAGAGTTTAACATGTTCTTGTGTTAGCAAAATATTAGAGATCtgctttttacaaaaataaaaatattagatcTACTACTTTATATTTCTTGTTGTAAACTACAGTAACTACAGTAACTACTACTTTCTAATTTAAGCCAGAGCTAATAGTTTTAGGTCGGTAACAGAACAATTATTCCCAAGAATACTACTTCATTCGTTTCTTATAAAAATGcagattaaataaatatttgagatgtatttatgtttttcttaattataaataaaattctttaTAAAATCAATACAGTATgcaataaatatgaaaattaaaaggtaagtataatttatattaaatttttaaaatgatattcttTGTATCACAAGaagaaaaatgttaaaatgatattttaaaaaaaaacagaggaagtatAAACTTGTTTTAAAAACAACTGTTCTAACTTCTAACTGTGTTTACTTTGGACAACAACACAAAAATTATGTTATTGTTGACAAGATCATATACGAAATTTGTAGGACATTTATTCTTCTTAACGGGATTTGCGGCAGATGGAACTGTAATTAAGTAGTTATGGAGTGAGAGAAGGTGTTTGCAATTGTGGATTTGGATGGTTTCCAATAATAATTGAGGGGTTTAAATGAATATCCCACACATATGGGCAAGAAAATCAGACGCATGTGCAATGTTATTTATGAATTATGACTATAGGATATGTTATTGTCAGTGAACGCATGTGACATACATCACAAAACTACACGTTTCTGTGGGGTCAAACTCCCATTTTTTCATCAATTGATGGTATCCACACTAATTCACTATCCCTTACGAGC is drawn from Brassica rapa cultivar Chiifu-401-42 chromosome A05, CAAS_Brap_v3.01, whole genome shotgun sequence and contains these coding sequences:
- the LOC103870617 gene encoding protein DETOXIFICATION 43 isoform X1, producing MWTKMNERMLMEFVYKLEPNIGTHLLYWSQVLLLAHAYLLSSLNSPEHSLVAPLISGSRDYISFDYIQMNHGSSNVGNEIDENALGKMAFYILRSVDTTSTKTVVSKRRSRSMTETGDLNSVPAIGIRPFPFLFIFKDLTHVFSMDPIGREILSMAFPAALALASDPVASLIDTAFIGRLGAVELAAVGVSIAIFQQASRITIFPIVSVTTSFVAEEDTLEKIKEEEEEANKAKNVHANTLAIQDSLEKGVTSTTSNNKNQPQQTPVDVKLTSDTKSNNGNKANKKGKKTIKSASTAMIIGLTLGLVQAIVLIFSSKVLIGIMGVKPNSAVLSPAQKYLTIRALGAPALLLSLSMQGIFRGFKDTKTPLYATVASDGLNIILDPIFIFVLRLGVSGAAIAHVISQYFMLLILLIRLAKEVNLMPPKFGDLQFGKFIRNGGLMLARTIAVTFCQTLAASMAARLGTTPMAAFQICLQVWLTSSMLADGLAVAGQAILACNFAEKDYNKVTAAASRVIQMSLVLGLGLSVFVGLGLYFGSGVFSKDPAVIHLIAIGIPFVAATQPINSLTFVLDGVNFGASDFAYTAYSMVGVAAVSIAAVIYMAKVNGFVGIWIALTIYMGLRAVTGIGRMATGTGPWKFLRGRSPSSS
- the LOC103870617 gene encoding protein DETOXIFICATION 43 isoform X2, translating into MLWERWPFISYDTTSTKTVVSKRRSRSMTETGDLNSVPAIGIRPFPFLFIFKDLTHVFSMDPIGREILSMAFPAALALASDPVASLIDTAFIGRLGAVELAAVGVSIAIFQQASRITIFPIVSVTTSFVAEEDTLEKIKEEEEEANKAKNVHANTLAIQDSLEKGVTSTTSNNKNQPQQTPVDVKLTSDTKSNNGNKANKKGKKTIKSASTAMIIGLTLGLVQAIVLIFSSKVLIGIMGVKPNSAVLSPAQKYLTIRALGAPALLLSLSMQGIFRGFKDTKTPLYATVASDGLNIILDPIFIFVLRLGVSGAAIAHVISQYFMLLILLIRLAKEVNLMPPKFGDLQFGKFIRNGGLMLARTIAVTFCQTLAASMAARLGTTPMAAFQICLQVWLTSSMLADGLAVAGQAILACNFAEKDYNKVTAAASRVIQMSLVLGLGLSVFVGLGLYFGSGVFSKDPAVIHLIAIGIPFVAATQPINSLTFVLDGVNFGASDFAYTAYSMVGVAAVSIAAVIYMAKVNGFVGIWIALTIYMGLRAVTGIGRMATGTGPWKFLRGRSPSSS
- the LOC103870617 gene encoding protein DETOXIFICATION 43 isoform X3; its protein translation is MTETGDLNSVPAIGIRPFPFLFIFKDLTHVFSMDPIGREILSMAFPAALALASDPVASLIDTAFIGRLGAVELAAVGVSIAIFQQASRITIFPIVSVTTSFVAEEDTLEKIKEEEEEANKAKNVHANTLAIQDSLEKGVTSTTSNNKNQPQQTPVDVKLTSDTKSNNGNKANKKGKKTIKSASTAMIIGLTLGLVQAIVLIFSSKVLIGIMGVKPNSAVLSPAQKYLTIRALGAPALLLSLSMQGIFRGFKDTKTPLYATVASDGLNIILDPIFIFVLRLGVSGAAIAHVISQYFMLLILLIRLAKEVNLMPPKFGDLQFGKFIRNGGLMLARTIAVTFCQTLAASMAARLGTTPMAAFQICLQVWLTSSMLADGLAVAGQAILACNFAEKDYNKVTAAASRVIQMSLVLGLGLSVFVGLGLYFGSGVFSKDPAVIHLIAIGIPFVAATQPINSLTFVLDGVNFGASDFAYTAYSMVGVAAVSIAAVIYMAKVNGFVGIWIALTIYMGLRAVTGIGRMATGTGPWKFLRGRSPSSS
- the LOC103870618 gene encoding uncharacterized protein LOC103870618, producing MAVSKAIVIPLLLVLCAAALGAPAYEGFLRNGNFEESPKKTDMKKTVLLGKTALPEWVTTGFVEYIAGGPQPGGMYFPVAHGVHAVRLGNEAKISQKLKVKPGSLYALTFGASRTCAQDEVLRVSVPPQSGDLPLQTLYNSFGGDVYAWAFVAKTSVVTVTFHNPGVQEDPACGPLLDAVAIKELVHPMYTKGNLVKNGGFEEGPHRLVNSTQGVLLPPKQEDLTSPLPGWIIESLKAVKFIDSKYFNVPFGQAAIELLAGRESAIAQVIRTSPGQTYTLSFAVGDAKNDCHGSMMVEAFAARDTLKVPHTSVGGGHFKMASFKFKAIGARTRITFFSGYYHSKKMDMGSLCGPVIDQIVVSRVA